In the Streptomyces formicae genome, one interval contains:
- the dxr gene encoding 1-deoxy-D-xylulose-5-phosphate reductoisomerase, with protein MSDSPSPLADPHLVFDPVVGEDPRDIVILGSTGSIGTQAIDLVLSHPDRFRVTALSAAGGRVGLLAEQARRLRVKTVAVAREDVVPALREALQGQYAAGEQLPEILAGPDAATQVAASDCHTVLNGITGSIGLAPTLAALEAGRTLALANKESLIVGGPLVKAVAKPGQIIPVDSEHAALFQALAAGTRADVRKLVVTASGGPFRGRTKADLVNVTPEDALAHPTWAMGPVITVNSATLVNKGLEVIEAHLLYDIPFDRIEVVVHPQSYVHSMVEFTDGSTLAQATPPDMRGPIAIGIGWPERVPDAAPAFDWTKASSWEFFPLDNDAFPSVGLARHVGELAGTAPAVFNAANEECVDAFLKGALPFNGIMETVTEVVAEHGTPSAGTSLTVADVLEAETWARARARELAGKATAEARA; from the coding sequence ATGAGCGACAGCCCATCCCCCCTCGCGGACCCGCATCTCGTCTTCGACCCGGTCGTCGGCGAGGACCCGCGGGACATCGTCATCCTCGGCTCCACGGGCTCGATCGGCACCCAGGCCATCGACCTCGTCCTCAGCCACCCCGACCGCTTCCGCGTCACGGCGCTCTCCGCCGCGGGCGGCCGCGTGGGTCTCCTCGCCGAGCAGGCACGTCGGCTGCGGGTGAAGACCGTCGCGGTCGCCCGCGAGGACGTCGTACCGGCCCTGCGGGAGGCGCTCCAGGGGCAGTACGCCGCCGGGGAGCAGCTCCCCGAGATCCTGGCCGGACCCGACGCGGCGACCCAGGTGGCCGCCTCCGACTGCCACACGGTGCTCAACGGCATCACCGGATCCATCGGCCTGGCCCCCACGCTCGCCGCCCTGGAGGCGGGCCGCACCCTCGCGCTCGCCAACAAGGAATCCCTCATCGTCGGCGGGCCCCTGGTCAAGGCGGTCGCCAAGCCGGGCCAGATCATCCCGGTCGACTCCGAGCACGCGGCGCTCTTCCAGGCGCTCGCCGCCGGAACCCGCGCGGACGTGCGCAAGCTCGTCGTCACCGCCTCCGGCGGCCCCTTCCGGGGACGGACGAAGGCCGACCTCGTGAACGTCACCCCCGAGGACGCGCTCGCGCACCCCACCTGGGCGATGGGCCCCGTGATCACGGTCAACTCCGCGACCCTGGTCAACAAGGGACTCGAGGTCATCGAGGCGCACCTGCTCTACGACATCCCCTTCGACCGCATCGAGGTCGTCGTCCACCCGCAGTCCTACGTGCACTCCATGGTCGAGTTCACCGACGGATCGACGCTCGCCCAGGCCACCCCGCCCGACATGCGGGGCCCGATCGCCATCGGCATCGGCTGGCCCGAGCGGGTGCCCGACGCGGCGCCCGCCTTCGACTGGACCAAGGCGTCGAGCTGGGAGTTCTTCCCCCTCGACAACGACGCGTTTCCCTCGGTCGGGCTCGCCCGGCACGTCGGGGAGCTCGCGGGCACGGCCCCGGCGGTGTTCAATGCCGCCAACGAGGAGTGCGTGGACGCGTTCCTGAAGGGCGCGCTGCCCTTCAACGGGATCATGGAGACGGTGACGGAGGTCGTGGCGGAACACGGCACACCGTCCGCGGGAACCTCCCTGACCGTCGCGGACGTCCTCGAGGCGGAGACCTGGGCACGTGCTCGGGCACGTGAACTGGCAGGCAAGGCGACCGCGGAGGCTCGTGCATGA